A genomic window from Levilactobacillus yonginensis includes:
- the era gene encoding GTPase Era codes for MDNPDYKSGFVAIVGRPNVGKSTFLNRVIGQKIAIMSNTAQTTRNKIQGIYTTDEAQIVFIDTPGVHKPKSKLGDYMVQSAMSALNEVDAVLFMVNAAEKRGAGDNFIIDRLKNVKAPIYLLINKIDQVKPDDLLPVMEQYQKALPWKAVYPISALEGNNVDELLTGLVDQMPNGPQYYPADQVTDHPERFVVSELIREKIFMLTREEVPHSVAVEIESMKQKDEDHVRIEATIIVERPTQKGIMIGKGGSMLKKIGTMARQDIEHLLGSKVYLELWVKVQPNWRDKATLLKSYGYRKDDL; via the coding sequence ATGGATAATCCAGATTACAAATCAGGTTTCGTCGCTATTGTTGGGCGGCCAAACGTTGGGAAATCAACCTTTTTAAACCGGGTGATTGGGCAGAAAATTGCTATCATGTCGAACACGGCACAGACGACTCGGAACAAGATTCAAGGAATCTATACGACTGATGAAGCCCAAATCGTGTTCATCGATACGCCGGGGGTTCATAAACCTAAGAGTAAGTTGGGTGACTACATGGTGCAGTCGGCCATGTCAGCGTTAAACGAAGTCGATGCCGTTTTGTTCATGGTCAACGCTGCTGAAAAGCGGGGAGCTGGGGACAACTTTATTATCGACCGGCTGAAGAACGTGAAGGCCCCGATTTACCTGTTGATCAACAAGATCGATCAAGTAAAGCCAGACGATTTACTGCCAGTCATGGAACAGTACCAAAAGGCGTTGCCTTGGAAGGCAGTTTACCCAATTTCTGCGTTGGAGGGGAATAACGTTGACGAACTGTTGACGGGATTAGTCGACCAGATGCCTAATGGGCCACAATACTATCCAGCCGACCAAGTGACCGACCATCCAGAGCGTTTCGTGGTAAGTGAACTGATTCGGGAAAAAATCTTTATGTTAACGCGTGAAGAGGTGCCCCATTCAGTGGCCGTCGAAATCGAGAGTATGAAGCAAAAGGACGAAGATCACGTCCGCATTGAAGCCACCATCATCGTCGAGCGCCCTACCCAAAAGGGAATCATGATCGGCAAGGGCGGTAGCATGCTGAAGAAGATTGGGACCATGGCGCGCCAGGATATTGAACATTTGCTGGGTAGCAAGGTTTATCTGGAACTCTGGGTCAAAGTTCAACCAAACTGGCGGGATAAAGCGACTCTCTTGAAGTCTTACGGTTATCGTAAGGATGATTTATAA
- the recO gene encoding DNA repair protein RecO: MARNVTDFHGILLFRRDYAERDFLIKFLTQEFGKKMFLVRGAKKRGFKMVADILPFTTGSYVGDIADDGLSYIRTARETTQFQNISADIFKNAYATYIMSLVDQAFPDGEPLPTWYHRVQRALTLIDDGVNASIITNIMEIQLMPAFGVAPQLQGCAICGRNDLPFDYSESYGGLLCQQHWQMDPRRLHLAQRTIYYLRQFSVLDLDKLHTIDVKPQTEHAMRQLMNEIYDSQIGVHPKSKRFLDQMQSWSARLTMPPQDSPDDSTD, encoded by the coding sequence GTGGCGCGAAATGTAACTGATTTTCACGGCATCCTCCTTTTTCGGCGGGACTATGCTGAGCGTGATTTCTTAATTAAGTTCCTCACGCAGGAGTTTGGTAAAAAGATGTTTTTGGTGCGGGGCGCTAAAAAACGGGGATTTAAAATGGTAGCGGATATCTTGCCGTTTACCACGGGGAGTTACGTTGGTGATATTGCTGACGATGGTTTGTCCTATATCCGCACGGCCCGTGAGACTACCCAGTTTCAAAATATCAGCGCGGACATTTTTAAAAATGCCTATGCGACGTATATCATGAGTCTGGTTGATCAGGCTTTTCCGGATGGTGAGCCGCTACCTACCTGGTATCATCGGGTGCAGCGGGCACTGACGCTGATTGACGATGGCGTTAACGCATCGATTATCACCAATATCATGGAGATTCAGCTGATGCCGGCGTTTGGGGTGGCCCCACAATTGCAGGGTTGTGCCATCTGTGGTCGTAATGATTTGCCGTTCGATTACTCCGAAAGTTACGGGGGCTTGCTCTGTCAGCAACATTGGCAGATGGACCCGCGGCGGTTGCATCTGGCCCAGCGAACCATCTACTATCTGCGGCAATTCTCGGTGTTGGACTTGGATAAGTTACACACCATTGATGTAAAGCCTCAAACGGAACACGCCATGCGGCAGTTAATGAATGAAATTTATGACAGTCAGATTGGGGTGCATCCCAAGAGCAAACGGTTCTTGGATCAGATGCAATCCTGGTCGGCACGCTTGACGATGCCGCCGCAGGACTCGCCGGACGATTCGACAGACTAG
- a CDS encoding leucine-rich repeat protein, giving the protein MQTNNQQEQRHEHGMRQQLLCAGVTLAALSTGLMVSAHSAQAATVAEDSSLVAQKNTTNQEIKEQSSEEQPGSEGNQTGSQAGQKQAASSRVAPKQSAAAPVSQAARPASNVEQPADSGVTETPAKPKPSSVSPQPVKAADAGAGEQESSAANLTKFSRPRVMPRMLAVPAMADVTAPSDTTDEAMTDDGFTYALNAKGDGYTITGYTGSATAIVIPDTHLNDEGKAINVSAIADNVFKGRKLKSLVMGAHVATIGQAAFEDNLLTTIDFSKNKSDLWGISANAFADNKLTGTLTLPASITQIGENAFAGSDANDGSGNQLTGVDFGDNLKIVQIGNSAFAYNSLKNLVLPVGTTTIGEMAFANNQLASVSLGTQLTTIGASAFNSNLLTTVNLPDLVTTVGSNAFYHNQLTSIHLDDALITIGAGSFEDNQLVSIVIPDSVTTIGESAFTSNETLTNLTLGKMVNTIGATAFAGDAITGNLFIPDSVETISQSAFMANQIPGLTIGDGASKLVTIDNQAFLGNPTLTGALILSDRMSFIGSNAFVGDSLTSIDFGKWQKGPNGEATIGDSAFSGNHLTGTLTLADGIQHIGAATFAGNQLTGVKLGTDLLTIGASAFAANNQLTGTLTIPDLVTSIGDYAFTNGRLTGLILGQKVDSIGSSAFAENQLAGALEIPNSVKSIGDSAFASNKLRALQLDGTVNSVGIGTFAGNDLQKIQAVQPVTNLGDYALAGQKTLAVTVNKSGNQLTGVRAAIAKQLQLQNFNLTDPMIFKLGDTPVTYDFKTDSLTLPAGVIGNSLTLSLSSGTTGEATDHSGNYGVDALTLSWSVPGSGTDPTTPSTPTEPTDPVTPTTPTTPKKPTKQHKPGKKSQKPTTPKAHQHRAGDTERAGQRQVFTYTRSVGGNGTQRGLKTAAWSYGQQASSLNASSTISGLEHLDNQNQSQPQLPQTSERTSYWSVIGATLLGALSWLGLGKRRRRY; this is encoded by the coding sequence ATGCAGACCAATAATCAGCAAGAACAACGACATGAACATGGGATGCGTCAACAGTTGCTGTGCGCCGGCGTGACTTTGGCCGCCTTGAGTACTGGGCTGATGGTCAGTGCACATTCAGCTCAAGCGGCCACGGTTGCCGAGGATTCGAGCTTAGTGGCGCAGAAAAATACAACTAATCAGGAGATTAAGGAACAGTCGAGCGAGGAGCAGCCAGGTTCTGAGGGTAATCAGACTGGCAGTCAAGCTGGCCAAAAGCAGGCCGCCAGCAGTCGTGTAGCCCCCAAGCAGAGTGCTGCGGCGCCGGTGAGCCAAGCAGCTCGGCCTGCAAGTAACGTGGAACAGCCAGCGGATTCCGGTGTGACGGAGACCCCGGCAAAGCCTAAGCCATCGTCCGTATCGCCACAGCCAGTGAAGGCTGCTGATGCAGGTGCGGGTGAGCAGGAAAGCTCAGCTGCAAATTTGACTAAATTTAGTCGTCCACGAGTAATGCCGCGAATGCTGGCAGTGCCGGCCATGGCTGATGTGACGGCACCCAGTGATACCACTGATGAGGCCATGACGGATGATGGGTTTACCTATGCGTTAAACGCAAAAGGTGATGGGTATACCATTACTGGTTATACGGGTAGCGCGACGGCTATTGTCATTCCGGATACCCACCTCAACGATGAAGGAAAAGCAATCAATGTATCGGCAATTGCCGACAACGTTTTTAAAGGGCGCAAATTGAAGAGCCTAGTCATGGGCGCGCACGTCGCCACGATTGGTCAGGCGGCGTTTGAAGATAATTTACTGACGACCATTGATTTTTCTAAAAATAAAAGTGATCTTTGGGGAATTAGTGCGAATGCTTTTGCAGATAACAAATTAACCGGAACGTTGACGTTACCTGCTTCCATTACTCAGATTGGTGAGAACGCCTTTGCTGGTAGTGATGCTAACGATGGGTCTGGGAACCAATTGACCGGTGTTGATTTCGGTGACAATTTGAAGATCGTTCAGATTGGGAATAGTGCTTTTGCGTATAATAGTTTGAAGAACCTGGTACTTCCTGTGGGCACGACTACTATTGGTGAAATGGCTTTTGCCAATAACCAATTAGCATCAGTGTCTTTGGGTACCCAATTGACGACAATTGGCGCTAGTGCCTTTAATTCAAATCTCTTGACCACGGTCAATTTACCTGACCTCGTGACAACTGTTGGCTCGAATGCTTTTTATCATAATCAATTGACCAGTATTCATTTGGACGATGCGTTGATAACGATTGGGGCGGGGTCCTTTGAGGACAATCAATTAGTCAGTATCGTGATTCCTGACAGTGTTACGACAATTGGTGAATCAGCATTTACCAGTAATGAAACGTTAACTAACCTAACTTTAGGAAAAATGGTTAATACGATTGGAGCAACCGCTTTCGCTGGGGATGCGATTACTGGTAATCTATTTATTCCTGACTCGGTGGAGACTATTAGTCAGTCAGCTTTTATGGCAAACCAAATACCCGGACTAACTATTGGTGATGGGGCATCTAAACTGGTGACAATTGATAACCAGGCTTTTCTTGGTAATCCAACGTTGACAGGTGCCTTGATTCTCTCAGATAGGATGTCCTTTATCGGCAGTAATGCTTTTGTCGGTGATTCTCTGACGTCGATTGACTTTGGTAAGTGGCAGAAAGGGCCAAATGGTGAGGCTACAATTGGTGATAGTGCCTTTTCTGGCAACCATTTGACTGGAACACTGACCCTGGCGGATGGCATTCAACACATTGGGGCGGCTACTTTTGCTGGTAATCAGCTGACTGGGGTCAAGCTCGGAACCGATTTACTTACGATTGGGGCATCCGCTTTCGCAGCAAACAACCAGCTGACAGGAACGTTGACCATTCCAGATTTAGTGACGAGTATTGGAGACTATGCCTTTACTAATGGTAGGCTCACGGGGCTTATTTTGGGTCAAAAAGTGGATTCCATTGGGTCGTCTGCCTTCGCTGAGAATCAATTGGCGGGAGCACTGGAAATACCTAATAGCGTAAAGAGTATTGGGGACTCAGCCTTTGCCAGCAACAAGTTACGAGCACTTCAACTGGACGGCACTGTAAATAGTGTTGGAATTGGTACCTTTGCGGGCAACGATTTGCAAAAGATTCAGGCGGTCCAACCGGTGACTAATCTCGGTGACTACGCCTTAGCTGGTCAAAAGACGTTAGCCGTTACCGTGAACAAGTCCGGTAATCAACTAACTGGAGTTCGTGCCGCAATTGCCAAGCAACTACAATTGCAGAACTTTAATTTAACGGATCCCATGATTTTTAAACTGGGCGATACGCCAGTTACGTATGATTTCAAAACTGATTCATTAACGTTGCCGGCGGGTGTTATTGGAAATAGTTTAACGCTGTCACTATCGAGTGGAACAACTGGTGAAGCGACAGACCATTCCGGAAACTATGGGGTGGATGCCCTAACGTTGAGTTGGTCCGTACCGGGCAGTGGAACGGATCCGACGACGCCATCTACACCGACGGAGCCAACTGATCCGGTCACGCCAACGACACCAACCACGCCTAAGAAACCGACTAAGCAGCATAAACCAGGTAAGAAGTCTCAGAAACCGACGACCCCTAAGGCGCATCAACACCGAGCAGGGGATACGGAGCGAGCGGGTCAGCGACAAGTCTTTACCTACACGCGTTCCGTTGGAGGTAACGGAACGCAACGTGGGCTGAAGACTGCTGCGTGGTCGTATGGCCAACAAGCGTCTAGCTTAAATGCTAGTTCTACAATCAGTGGGCTAGAGCACCTAGATAACCAGAATCAGTCGCAACCGCAATTACCGCAAACCAGTGAGCGGACGAGCTACTGGTCAGTAATTGGTGCGACATTATTAGGCGCATTGAGTTGGCTAGGATTAGGCAAACGTCGGCGGCGTTATTAG
- a CDS encoding MarR family winged helix-turn-helix transcriptional regulator has protein sequence MESEGLVTWKLVLLGRKIRHKRNLFVRQLDLTSEQADALRFFEDHPQHTITDFKDQQQITHQTARLIVKRLVDRGLLVLDPNPNDGRAKLVGFTAAGLAKCQQLDDHIKATSQESFVGFSQVEQQALLKMLARIDQNLERS, from the coding sequence ATGGAAAGTGAAGGACTGGTAACCTGGAAGCTGGTCTTACTGGGAAGAAAGATTCGACATAAGCGAAATCTATTTGTCCGCCAATTAGATCTAACTAGTGAACAGGCGGACGCCCTCCGATTCTTTGAGGATCACCCGCAGCATACGATTACGGATTTTAAAGACCAACAACAAATTACTCACCAAACGGCCAGGCTCATTGTAAAACGGTTAGTCGACCGGGGCCTACTAGTTCTTGACCCTAATCCGAACGATGGGCGTGCTAAACTAGTGGGGTTTACCGCCGCTGGTCTGGCCAAGTGTCAACAGCTTGATGACCATATTAAGGCCACGAGTCAGGAATCATTTGTTGGTTTTTCACAGGTTGAGCAGCAGGCGTTACTCAAGATGCTTGCCCGAATTGATCAAAACTTGGAAAGGAGCTGA
- a CDS encoding MFS transporter: MKTRLYTKDVVLVLAASFFFLMSPMLVNPIIAGFSSNVGANSVLAGVVAGMMNLTSLVLRPVAGNLTDRFSKYRLTLIGGSLILVACVGYGLTTAVPLIMFWRVVNGVGYTLCSVCMATWMASLLPPDRIGSGMGIYGIANALGMAVGPAVSVYLYHHYGYRSIFWVAAGFITLLLITIQFVGDRSVPHPDYRNTKEKQPKLRLVQPKVVPVATILLLFSLPYFATMTYLVSYVDHRGFAIPAGAFFPVYALVLLAMRLGLRDAFDHVPFRKFFWICLGCNFIGLIGLTEMRNWLMLVVGAVGLAAGYGLMFSICQAKSLTLVPQADRGLANSTFYIGIDLGMTLGPMLAGVITTFLPWVWLYPVMMITFPLIVLVYWRNRRGLA; encoded by the coding sequence TTGAAAACTCGTTTATATACCAAAGATGTTGTCTTAGTGTTAGCGGCCAGCTTCTTCTTTCTCATGAGTCCCATGTTGGTCAATCCCATCATTGCGGGATTTTCCAGTAATGTGGGCGCGAATAGCGTTTTGGCGGGGGTCGTCGCTGGGATGATGAACCTGACGTCGCTAGTGTTGCGACCGGTCGCAGGTAACCTGACTGACCGCTTCTCTAAGTATCGACTCACGTTGATTGGCGGCAGTCTGATTCTCGTGGCGTGTGTCGGTTACGGGTTAACCACTGCTGTCCCATTGATCATGTTTTGGCGAGTTGTCAACGGGGTGGGGTACACGCTGTGCTCAGTTTGCATGGCCACCTGGATGGCTAGCCTATTGCCACCGGATCGAATTGGTTCGGGGATGGGAATCTATGGAATTGCTAATGCCCTGGGCATGGCAGTTGGTCCGGCCGTCAGTGTCTACCTGTACCACCACTATGGGTATCGGAGTATTTTCTGGGTCGCGGCTGGCTTCATCACGTTACTGCTCATCACAATTCAGTTCGTGGGAGACCGCAGCGTGCCCCATCCAGACTATCGGAATACTAAGGAAAAACAGCCGAAGCTACGATTGGTTCAGCCGAAAGTGGTTCCAGTCGCGACGATTTTGTTGCTGTTTTCTTTGCCATACTTTGCGACGATGACCTACCTCGTGAGCTACGTCGACCACCGGGGGTTTGCGATTCCCGCCGGCGCGTTCTTTCCAGTCTATGCGTTGGTATTGCTGGCCATGCGGCTGGGCCTGCGGGATGCGTTTGACCACGTGCCCTTCAGAAAATTCTTTTGGATCTGTCTCGGCTGTAATTTCATTGGCCTGATTGGTTTGACTGAGATGCGTAATTGGCTGATGTTGGTGGTCGGGGCCGTGGGACTTGCGGCTGGTTATGGCTTGATGTTTTCCATCTGTCAGGCAAAGTCGTTAACGTTGGTGCCACAGGCGGACCGTGGGCTGGCTAATAGCACGTTTTACATAGGCATTGATCTGGGGATGACCTTGGGACCAATGCTGGCGGGGGTCATCACGACCTTCCTCCCGTGGGTCTGGCTTTATCCAGTCATGATGATCACGTTCCCACTAATTGTGTTGGTATACTGGCGAAATCGGCGAGGGCTGGCGTAG
- the glyQ gene encoding glycine--tRNA ligase subunit alpha, translating to MTEKLSMQAIILKLQQYWSAQGCMLMQAYDTEKGAGTMSPYTFLRAIGPEPWNAAYVEPSRRPADGRYGENPNRLYQHHQFQVVMKPSPDNIQELYLNSLQELGIDPLEHDIRFVEDNWENPSMGCAGVGWEVWLDGMEISQFTYFQVVGGMEVDPVTSEITYGLERLASYVQDVNSVFDLEWADGVKYGDIFKEPEYEHSKYSFEESDQAMLLRHFDEYETEAKKQIANGLVHPAYDYVLKCSHTFNLLDARGAVSVTERAGYLSRIRNMARAIARAFVAERKKRGFPLVKDEKLREQLLADPEEAK from the coding sequence ATGACAGAAAAACTGTCCATGCAAGCAATTATTTTAAAGTTACAACAGTATTGGTCCGCGCAGGGCTGCATGCTGATGCAAGCTTACGATACAGAAAAAGGGGCCGGTACCATGAGCCCTTACACGTTCCTGCGGGCTATCGGGCCAGAACCCTGGAACGCCGCGTATGTGGAACCTTCCCGTCGACCAGCCGATGGTCGTTACGGTGAAAACCCTAACCGGTTGTATCAACACCATCAATTCCAAGTTGTTATGAAGCCATCACCAGACAACATTCAAGAACTCTACTTGAATAGTTTGCAGGAGTTAGGGATTGACCCACTCGAACACGACATTCGGTTCGTAGAAGATAACTGGGAAAACCCATCCATGGGTTGTGCCGGTGTTGGTTGGGAAGTTTGGTTGGACGGTATGGAAATCAGTCAATTCACCTACTTCCAAGTTGTTGGGGGAATGGAAGTTGATCCCGTGACTTCTGAAATCACTTATGGTTTGGAACGACTGGCTTCTTATGTCCAAGACGTCAATTCCGTCTTTGACCTGGAATGGGCCGATGGCGTGAAGTACGGGGACATCTTCAAGGAACCCGAATATGAACATTCTAAGTACAGCTTTGAAGAAAGTGACCAAGCCATGTTGCTGCGGCACTTCGATGAATATGAAACCGAAGCTAAGAAACAAATCGCGAATGGCCTAGTTCATCCAGCGTACGACTACGTATTGAAGTGTAGCCACACCTTTAACTTGTTGGACGCCCGTGGTGCCGTCTCCGTTACTGAACGGGCTGGCTACCTCTCCCGTATCCGGAACATGGCTCGGGCCATTGCTCGGGCCTTCGTGGCTGAACGGAAGAAGCGTGGTTTCCCACTGGTTAAGGATGAAAAACTGCGTGAACAATTATTAGCGGATCCAGAGGAGGCAAAATAA
- the glyS gene encoding glycine--tRNA ligase subunit beta: MAHTFLLEIGLEEMPAHVVTPAIKQLVKRTADYLKEQRVDYTAIKPFSTPRRLALLITGLADKQEDVSESVKGPAKKIAQDADGNWTKAAIGFTRGQGLTPDDITFKEIKGTEYVYVDKFIAGEDVATILAGLKEVITAMTFPTMMKWSTHHFQYIRPIRWLVALLDSDVIPFSILNVTTGRTTRGHRFLGKEVEIATAADYEEDLTHEFVIADADKRKALIKQQIDKLASDNAWTINVDAGLLEEVNNLVEWPTAFAGKFDEKYLTIPEEVLITSMRDHQRFFYVRDAEGKLLPNFVSVRNGNDHDIQNVAAGNEKVLTARLEDAMFFYTEDQKKTIADYVDRLKSVSFHDKISTMAEKMNRVTSIVGVLAKHLNLNDAQTKAALRASEIYKFDLVTGMVGEFAELQGVMGEKYALLQGEDPAVAQAVREHYEPISADGALPTSVPGAVLALADKFDSILTFFAAGMIPSGSNDPYALRRQATGIVRIATDQEWSLPIDRLAQDFIAAETQANVAPDLDQASQIEAVIGFVKDRIRKILRSAKQRHDIIDAVTTGSSNDVLQIFTAADILASHADDANFKDVIESLTRVIRLAQKAPAELATATVSADLFENDSEGALDKGVAEVATAAGKSLADLYAALADIQPAIAAYFEATMVMDKNDDVRNNRLTELSRLATLALQLGDLDQLIVK, translated from the coding sequence ATGGCACACACATTTTTACTTGAAATTGGTTTGGAAGAAATGCCAGCCCACGTGGTGACACCAGCCATTAAGCAATTGGTCAAGCGGACTGCGGATTATTTAAAGGAACAACGCGTTGACTATACGGCCATTAAGCCGTTTTCAACGCCCCGGCGCTTAGCCCTGTTGATCACGGGCTTGGCCGACAAGCAAGAAGACGTGAGTGAATCCGTCAAGGGTCCCGCTAAGAAGATTGCGCAAGACGCCGATGGTAACTGGACCAAGGCAGCCATTGGCTTTACCCGCGGCCAAGGCCTGACCCCCGACGATATTACTTTTAAGGAAATTAAAGGGACTGAGTACGTTTACGTCGACAAGTTCATTGCCGGTGAAGACGTGGCAACCATTTTAGCTGGTTTAAAGGAAGTCATCACGGCGATGACTTTCCCAACCATGATGAAATGGAGCACGCACCATTTCCAATACATCCGGCCAATTCGTTGGCTCGTGGCGCTGTTGGATAGCGATGTGATCCCGTTCAGCATCTTAAACGTAACGACTGGTCGGACGACTCGTGGTCACCGTTTCTTGGGCAAGGAAGTTGAAATTGCCACGGCAGCGGACTACGAGGAAGACCTGACCCACGAATTTGTGATTGCCGACGCTGACAAGCGCAAGGCCTTGATCAAGCAACAGATCGACAAACTGGCTAGCGACAATGCTTGGACCATCAACGTCGACGCTGGTTTGCTGGAAGAAGTCAACAATTTGGTTGAATGGCCAACTGCCTTTGCCGGGAAGTTCGACGAGAAGTACCTAACCATCCCCGAGGAAGTGTTGATCACGTCCATGCGAGACCACCAACGGTTCTTCTACGTACGAGATGCAGAAGGCAAGTTGTTGCCTAACTTCGTCTCCGTTCGGAATGGAAACGACCACGATATCCAAAACGTGGCGGCTGGGAACGAAAAGGTTCTGACGGCTCGTTTGGAAGATGCCATGTTCTTCTACACGGAAGATCAAAAGAAGACGATTGCCGACTACGTTGACCGGTTGAAGTCCGTTAGCTTCCACGACAAGATCAGTACCATGGCTGAAAAGATGAACCGAGTCACTTCCATCGTTGGTGTCTTAGCTAAGCATTTAAACTTAAACGATGCGCAGACTAAGGCTGCCTTACGGGCAAGCGAAATTTACAAGTTTGACCTGGTGACTGGTATGGTCGGCGAATTCGCTGAATTACAAGGGGTCATGGGTGAAAAGTACGCCTTACTGCAGGGTGAGGACCCAGCTGTTGCGCAAGCTGTTCGCGAACATTACGAACCGATTTCAGCCGATGGTGCCTTACCAACTTCCGTACCAGGGGCTGTCTTGGCCCTGGCCGACAAGTTTGACAGTATCCTGACCTTCTTCGCTGCTGGGATGATTCCTAGCGGGTCCAATGACCCATACGCTTTACGACGTCAAGCTACTGGAATCGTGCGGATTGCCACGGACCAAGAATGGTCCCTGCCAATTGATCGCTTAGCCCAAGACTTTATTGCAGCGGAAACGCAAGCTAACGTCGCACCTGATTTGGACCAAGCTAGTCAAATCGAAGCCGTTATCGGGTTCGTTAAAGACCGGATTCGGAAGATCTTACGTTCTGCTAAGCAACGCCATGACATCATTGATGCCGTGACGACTGGTTCCAGCAACGACGTCTTACAAATCTTTACGGCCGCTGATATCTTGGCCAGTCACGCTGATGACGCGAACTTCAAGGACGTGATTGAATCCTTGACGCGGGTCATTCGCTTAGCTCAAAAGGCACCGGCTGAATTAGCTACTGCCACGGTCAGCGCCGATCTGTTTGAAAACGACAGTGAAGGTGCTTTGGATAAAGGAGTGGCAGAGGTGGCAACGGCCGCTGGTAAATCACTGGCTGACTTGTACGCTGCACTAGCCGACATTCAACCAGCAATTGCGGCTTACTTTGAAGCAACGATGGTGATGGACAAGAACGACGATGTCCGGAACAACCGGTTAACTGAGTTGAGCCGGTTGGCTACCTTGGCCCTGCAATTGGGTGACTTGGATCAACTGATCGTTAAATAG
- a CDS encoding SdpI family protein, producing the protein MTMKKIIGPFAGDWIVVGILWLGMLGPLQWGPGHASQTYPLLLILTGTLVGLSLGEFFWLNKTKVLSKSQKIVADLSLVVGLIGLILLLLPHALTRLTDISNPSALGLIWLILAVALAYAPRNHLIGIRLPWTYASDRVWRQTNLLGARLILGTGCLTILANGLGGFKWGIGMFLVGLIGMCIAVIPYSLWVLRHP; encoded by the coding sequence ATGACAATGAAAAAAATCATCGGCCCGTTTGCGGGTGATTGGATTGTGGTTGGGATACTCTGGCTGGGGATGTTGGGTCCATTACAATGGGGACCGGGTCACGCTAGTCAGACTTACCCATTACTGCTAATTCTGACTGGTACACTGGTCGGCCTCAGTTTAGGCGAGTTTTTTTGGTTGAATAAAACGAAAGTTCTGTCGAAGAGTCAAAAAATTGTGGCTGATTTGAGTTTGGTTGTGGGCTTGATTGGCCTGATATTACTGCTGCTCCCACACGCCCTGACTAGGCTAACGGACATTAGTAATCCCAGCGCTTTGGGTCTGATATGGCTCATTTTGGCGGTTGCTCTAGCATACGCTCCCCGCAATCATCTGATTGGCATTCGGCTACCTTGGACGTACGCCTCAGATCGGGTGTGGCGGCAAACGAATCTCCTGGGTGCTCGTCTCATTCTTGGGACTGGCTGTCTAACCATTTTAGCCAATGGTCTAGGCGGGTTTAAGTGGGGAATCGGGATGTTCTTGGTTGGATTGATTGGGATGTGTATCGCGGTGATTCCATATTCTTTGTGGGTGCTCCGTCACCCTTAG